The Campylobacter concisus DNA window AAACTAGAAGCTGATGCGAGCGACTATATGCAGCCATTTGTATTTGTTCATGCTTATAGAGCGGCATTTGACTCACGCAGTAAAGATCCTATGCCGCACCTAAAACCAGCTATAGATAATGGCCTTTGGATGTGTGTAAAGTGCCAAGAGTGCGCTGATCGCTGTCCAAAAGGCATAAGCGCATGCAAAGACATAACTGATCTTCGCATCATGGCTATACAAAAAGGCTTTGATGATGGCATGGGACCAGATCACGCTGAGGCGTTTTTAACCGATCTAGTTGATGGCTCAGGCAGACTAAATGAGATCAAGCTTGCGCTTCGCTCTGAGGGAGTGTTTAAAAATATGGGCAAAATGGATATCGCTGCAAATTTAATGCTTGCAGGTAAGATGAATCCGCTTCATATTTTCGGCGAAGAGGACATAGAAGGACATGATGATCTAGTAAAAATGATAAATGCGGCTCGCAAAGCTGCTAGTAAGGAGTAATTATGCAAAACGAATTCGCTTTTTTTCCAGGATGCGTACTCTCTCAAGCAGCTAAAGAGGCTAAGATGTCGCTTGAGGCTATCGCTCCGATACTTGGCTGGAAGCTTCACGAGATAAAGGGCTGGAGCTGCTGTGGTGCCCAACAAGCACAAGACGTCGATCCTATCGCTACGCTTGTGGCAAATGCTAGAAACATAGCGCTTGCAGAGCAGATGAATATGCCTATGCTTACGACATGCTCAACTTGTATGCTAACTCTAACAAGAGCTAAAACTACACTTGATAAGGGTGCAAAGGACCGCATAAATACTTTCTTGGCTGAGGGTAATATGAAATACAATGGCTCAACTGAGATCACAAGCCTTCTTTGGGTGCTTTATCAAAACGTAGAAACGCTAAGAGCAAAGATTGTTAAGCCACTTAGTGGGCTAAAAGTAGCGCTATTTTACGGCTGCCATAGCCTAAGACCTGAAAAAGATCTTCATAACAGAGAAAGCTCAGTCAATCCAAAGAGCTTTGAAACCGTTGTAGGCGCACTTGGCGCTACTATTGTGCCATTTGAGAAAAGACTTGACTGCTGCGGATTCCACGCTAGCTACCCAGCTGGCACATCTGTAAGAAAAATGTCAAGCCAGATCGTAAATAACGCCGATGAAAACGGCGCTGACGTAGTTGTCACACCATGCCCACTTTGTCAAATGCAACTTGACATCTACCAAGAGAGATATCAAGATGAAAACCACTCAAACGTGAGAAAACCTATCATTCACCTCTCTCAGCTTGTAGGTCTTGCACTTGGACTATCTGTTGAAGATCTTGGACTTGATCTAAACATCATCGACGCTACCAAGATAGCGTAAATTTTGTCCCACGTCTTTTGGCGTGGGAAATTCTTAAAATTTATTTTTCTATTACAAACAAAGCAAATTTGGCATTTTATAAAAATTTTTAATATAAAAATGGATCAAAAATAATAAAATTTATTATGTAAATTCTTTTATTTATATAAAATATTTTTTAGCTATAATCGCGTGAAATTTTAAATGGATTGATTATTAAATTTAAAGGACTAAATATGCAAAACGTTGGTATAGTCGCAAAAATAAGTGGAAAAGTATTTGTAAAACGCAATGGAAAGTTGATCGCACTAAAACAGGGAGATGAGATATTTTTAGGTGACGAGATCATAACACAAAATAGTGGTGATACAGTCGTTATAAATTTCTATCACGCTTCGCCTATTGCG harbors:
- the sdhB gene encoding 8-methylmenaquinol:fumarate reductase iron-sulfur subunit — translated: MKIIIDRFDGTKKYESTYELTNEEIKGKTLLTVLLDIKQKKDATLNFTASCRSAICGACAVRVNGHSYLACDTKMNELLAEYDNPESIRISPLGNFKVISDLMVDWEPSIENLRKIKPSITAKSEFSAEKGCKQSQKEYDKVALEWDCILCGACASECNKLEADASDYMQPFVFVHAYRAAFDSRSKDPMPHLKPAIDNGLWMCVKCQECADRCPKGISACKDITDLRIMAIQKGFDDGMGPDHAEAFLTDLVDGSGRLNEIKLALRSEGVFKNMGKMDIAANLMLAGKMNPLHIFGEEDIEGHDDLVKMINAARKAASKE
- the sdhE gene encoding 8-methylmenaquinol:fumarate reductase membrane anchor subunit, which produces MQNEFAFFPGCVLSQAAKEAKMSLEAIAPILGWKLHEIKGWSCCGAQQAQDVDPIATLVANARNIALAEQMNMPMLTTCSTCMLTLTRAKTTLDKGAKDRINTFLAEGNMKYNGSTEITSLLWVLYQNVETLRAKIVKPLSGLKVALFYGCHSLRPEKDLHNRESSVNPKSFETVVGALGATIVPFEKRLDCCGFHASYPAGTSVRKMSSQIVNNADENGADVVVTPCPLCQMQLDIYQERYQDENHSNVRKPIIHLSQLVGLALGLSVEDLGLDLNIIDATKIA